From SAR202 cluster bacterium, one genomic window encodes:
- a CDS encoding molybdopterin oxidoreductase: MQEHVQLTQKQINEDLLSSVLKTPKWWPPATLFFLTLFLIGACAFGYMLNKGVGVAGLNRPVMWGVYMVNFVFFIGISHAGIMVSAILRLTQAEWRRPLTRAAEVLTVFSLMSALMAAPLVHVGRPWRADLWVFPYDFARGVWINARSPFIWDPSAVMTYLTASSLFVFIALIPDLAVIRDKTKGAVHWIYSFLSLGWRGTPRQWNLQTVAGILLSALVLPVFVSVHSIVSWDFAVQIGPEAWHSTIFAPYFIIGAIHSGVSAVATFMVVMVWVWKWDKYLKPDHLDAIGRLLIVVAVTWFFFFFVEWVMGLYPNERPELAMRHLQVFESPWSWLFITFLLTAFFIPVPLWLFKRVRRSLMGMFITTILVNIGMWLERLLIIVPGLMRRQEMTFNWGSYHPSPIELLMVMATFAWVALGLLVFTKIFPLIPLFDMKEGMVGRDEIKIGRRVVPASIRE, encoded by the coding sequence ATGCAAGAGCACGTTCAGTTAACACAGAAACAGATAAATGAGGACCTGCTGAGCTCGGTCCTCAAGACGCCCAAGTGGTGGCCGCCGGCGACGCTTTTCTTCCTCACGCTCTTCCTCATCGGCGCGTGCGCGTTCGGCTATATGTTGAACAAGGGCGTTGGCGTAGCTGGCCTGAACCGTCCCGTCATGTGGGGCGTCTACATGGTCAACTTCGTCTTCTTCATCGGTATCAGCCACGCCGGTATCATGGTGTCCGCCATTCTTCGCCTGACTCAGGCAGAGTGGCGCCGCCCGCTGACCCGCGCGGCAGAGGTGCTCACGGTCTTCTCCTTGATGTCCGCCCTCATGGCGGCGCCGCTGGTGCACGTTGGCCGGCCGTGGCGCGCGGACCTCTGGGTGTTCCCGTATGACTTTGCCCGCGGCGTCTGGATCAACGCCAGGTCGCCGTTCATCTGGGACCCCAGCGCGGTTATGACATACCTGACCGCCAGCTCGCTGTTCGTCTTCATCGCGCTCATTCCTGACCTGGCGGTCATTCGCGACAAGACGAAGGGCGCCGTCCACTGGATCTATTCGTTCCTTTCGCTGGGCTGGCGCGGCACGCCCCGCCAGTGGAATCTCCAGACCGTGGCGGGCATCCTGCTCTCAGCCCTGGTGCTGCCGGTATTCGTATCCGTTCACTCGATCGTGTCGTGGGACTTCGCGGTCCAGATCGGCCCCGAGGCGTGGCACAGCACGATCTTCGCGCCGTATTTCATCATCGGCGCAATCCACTCCGGCGTGTCTGCCGTTGCCACATTCATGGTGGTGATGGTCTGGGTCTGGAAGTGGGACAAGTACCTGAAGCCGGACCACCTTGACGCCATCGGCAGGCTGCTGATTGTCGTTGCGGTGACGTGGTTCTTCTTCTTCTTCGTTGAGTGGGTCATGGGTCTGTACCCCAATGAGCGACCCGAGCTCGCGATGAGGCATTTGCAGGTGTTCGAGTCGCCGTGGAGCTGGCTATTCATCACGTTCCTGCTTACGGCGTTTTTCATACCGGTGCCTCTCTGGCTCTTTAAGAGAGTCCGCCGCAGCCTGATGGGTATGTTCATCACGACCATCCTGGTGAATATCGGCATGTGGCTCGAGCGCTTGCTCATCATCGTGCCTGGCCTGATGCGCAGGCAGGAGATGACCTTTAACTGGGGCTCTTACCATCCCAGCCCGATCGAGCTGCTGATGGTTATGGCCACGTTTGCGTGGGTCGCCCTCGGCCTGCTCGTGTTCACGAAGATTTTCCCGCTCATTCCTCTCTTCGACATGAAGGAAGGAATGGTCGGTAGGGACGAGATCAAGATCGGCAGGCGAGTAGTGCCTGCGTCAATTCGAGAGTAA
- a CDS encoding DUF3341 domain-containing protein: MALRSVIGLFTNEDSAADAMDAVHAAGFKENEYEILTGTPYPEGTFGEHEPKHKLYRFPLIGASCGFIVGLLLTAGTQLAFPLVVGGKPLLSIPAMAIIMYEGTMLGAILFTVVGIVFESRLPRLFMGAYDTRITEGYIGITVTADEKRISNAESVLKRAGALEVKRGWESA; this comes from the coding sequence GTGGCACTACGAAGCGTAATCGGTCTCTTCACAAACGAAGATTCCGCCGCCGACGCGATGGACGCGGTCCACGCGGCCGGCTTTAAGGAAAACGAGTACGAGATCCTGACGGGCACTCCGTACCCGGAAGGGACGTTCGGCGAGCACGAACCGAAGCACAAGCTGTACAGGTTCCCCCTGATCGGCGCGTCCTGCGGTTTTATCGTGGGCCTGCTGCTCACGGCAGGGACTCAGCTGGCCTTTCCCCTGGTGGTGGGCGGCAAGCCGCTTCTCTCCATCCCGGCGATGGCGATCATCATGTACGAAGGCACGATGCTCGGAGCGATCCTTTTCACGGTCGTCGGCATCGTCTTCGAGTCCAGATTGCCCAGGCTTTTCATGGGCGCCTATGACACGCGCATCACCGAGGGCTACATCGGCATAACCGTAACCGCGGATGAGAAGAGGATATCGAACGCCGAGTCCGTACTGAAGCGCGCAGGCGCGCTCGAGGTAAAGCGCGGTTGGGAGAGTGCATAG
- a CDS encoding cytochrome c — MRFSLFGARRIVSAVRRPAGLLALSGLAFAAMACSYDSKTGDTEIHGLAKFQSPVFPETGSHAFVLFSEMHFAPSYRAQEVPRLLPPVDSVPVTGKEITFKTIEPYREMSAAPAGADQYDAAHAVFLYDRNCLVCHGADLKGNGLIRTIDSATGDGLAMNRGPFPSDLTADITQNSTIGDIYAFITFGGRQGFAAYSRDRQTTSPMPHFQHLLSEADRWALARYVLEH, encoded by the coding sequence ATGCGATTTTCGCTGTTCGGCGCCAGGAGAATAGTATCAGCCGTCCGACGCCCTGCCGGGCTACTGGCGTTGTCCGGTCTGGCGTTTGCCGCGATGGCCTGCAGCTACGACTCGAAGACAGGCGATACCGAGATCCATGGACTTGCGAAGTTTCAATCGCCGGTGTTTCCTGAGACCGGCTCGCACGCCTTCGTGCTCTTTTCGGAAATGCACTTCGCACCATCGTATCGCGCTCAGGAAGTACCCAGGCTTCTCCCGCCGGTAGACTCGGTACCTGTGACAGGTAAGGAGATTACCTTCAAGACGATCGAGCCGTACAGGGAGATGTCGGCCGCACCGGCCGGGGCGGACCAGTACGACGCCGCCCATGCGGTATTCCTGTATGATCGGAACTGCCTCGTGTGTCACGGAGCCGACCTGAAGGGCAACGGCCTTATTCGCACGATAGATTCCGCCACCGGCGATGGCCTGGCCATGAACCGCGGACCCTTCCCGTCCGACCTGACCGCCGACATCACGCAAAACTCGACGATCGGCGACATATACGCCTTCATTACGTTCGGCGGCCGCCAGGGCTTCGCAGCCTACTCCCGCGACCGCCAGACCACCTCCCCAATGCCACACTTCCAGCACCTCCTCTCCGAGGCGGACCGGTGGGCTTTGGCCCGTTACGTCCTGGAACACTGA
- a CDS encoding SGNH/GDSL hydrolase family protein produces the protein MSMLSVVAPLVRKLLLLSIIAVVSAAVALASLGLVVLRFIIPAPDLPRVAFTDGVLKNAPNQDGVDRVKNEIKAHYHVNADGWMSSHDDYVEVKPPGEYRVAVIGDSYIEGLHIEPDENMAELIEQRLGATKAEVYRLGISGASLAQYLHFLREEVLDYQPDLVVIFMVPNDLQESYRPAQGSYTGSYMKINIDGGEVTGEVAPKPYTDPWYAGITATSATWRYLRHREKNDFQAVKDIILGARDLRLPERETTTVPVAITAPKTDPRNIVAARYLFGKIQEEVEGRGSGCCW, from the coding sequence ATGTCGATGCTCTCCGTCGTAGCTCCCCTCGTTCGCAAACTCCTTCTCCTGTCCATTATCGCCGTCGTGAGCGCCGCTGTGGCGCTAGCCTCGTTGGGGCTCGTCGTGCTTCGCTTCATCATCCCCGCCCCGGACCTGCCAAGAGTGGCGTTCACCGACGGCGTGCTCAAAAACGCCCCCAACCAGGACGGCGTCGACCGTGTTAAGAACGAGATCAAGGCGCATTACCACGTGAATGCCGACGGCTGGATGTCGTCACACGACGACTACGTGGAAGTGAAGCCGCCAGGCGAGTACCGTGTCGCCGTGATAGGCGACTCCTACATTGAGGGGCTGCACATCGAGCCGGACGAGAATATGGCGGAGCTGATCGAGCAGCGTCTTGGCGCTACGAAGGCTGAGGTCTACCGCTTGGGAATCTCGGGCGCGTCCTTGGCGCAGTACCTGCACTTTTTGCGCGAGGAGGTACTGGACTATCAGCCCGACCTGGTCGTGATCTTCATGGTGCCAAACGACCTCCAGGAGTCGTACCGCCCGGCCCAGGGCTCTTACACCGGCAGTTACATGAAGATCAATATTGATGGAGGCGAGGTAACCGGCGAGGTGGCCCCGAAACCCTATACCGACCCCTGGTACGCCGGGATCACCGCCACCTCAGCTACGTGGCGCTACCTCCGCCATCGCGAGAAAAACGACTTCCAGGCGGTCAAAGACATCATCCTCGGCGCGAGGGACCTCCGCCTGCCGGAGCGCGAAACTACCACCGTGCCCGTGGCCATCACGGCCCCGAAGACCGACCCGCGCAACATAGTCGCAGCGCGATACCTGTTCGGCAAAATACAGGAGGAAGTTGAGGGAAGGGGGTCAGGCTGCTGCTGGTGA